The Fibrobacter sp. UWT2 sequence GCAGTACGACTACCTTTACCTGGGTGATAACGCTCGTGCTCCTTATGGCTCCCGCAGCTTCGAGACGATTTTTCGCTATACGTTGCAGGCCGTGCGTGAACTGTTCAGCCGCGGCTGCCCCCTGGTGATTCTGGCGTGTAATACGGCATCTGCCAAGGCGCTCCGTAGCATCCAGCAGGACGTGCTCCCGTATGAATTCCCCGATAAGCGCGTGCTTGGCATTGTGCGACCCACCGCCGAAGAAATCGGCAAGTTCAGCAAGTCCGGCCATATCGGCATTTTCGGTACGGCAGGTACGGTGTCTTCGGGGAGTTACCTGATTGAAATCAACCATTTCTTCCCGGACCTTAAGGTGACGCAGCATGCCTGCCCCATGTGGGTGCCTCTGGTCGAATACGGCGAACGTGAATCCGAAGGGGCGAAGTTCTTTGTAAAGAAGGACGTGGATGCCCTTTTGAAGGAAGATCCGGAAATCGATACGCTTCTGCTGGCCTGTACCCATTATCCGCTTCTGGAAGGGGCTATACGTGCCGCCCTCCCCGAAAAGGTGAAGCTGGTGTTCCAGGGCGACATCGTTTCCGAAAAGACGGTGGACTACCTGAAACGTCATCCGGAAATGGAATGCCGTCTTACAAAAAATGGAAAAACCCGGTTTTTGACGACCGATACCGCGAAATTCTTCGAAAAAGGGGCCTCTCTCTTTGGAATGACCGGTTTTTCGGCGGAATCAATTACCTTTTAGCTTATAAATTTGTATCTTGCATATTGAAAATAAGCAACGGACTGCCACAAGTAGTCCGATTGTAAGATTTATATAAAAAGGGGACTCCGGGCCTAAAGTTCGGGGTTCCCAAAGTTTAACCTAACTAGAGTGGATGACAAATGCCTAAAACACAGATCAATCTCGAAGGTTGGCAGGACTACCGCGGTAACGCAGCCGGTAGCTTGCTCTACGTCGAAACCAGCCACCAGTCCGAAATGCCGGTCCGCGACCAGCTCAACGAAAACGGCAAGGGTTTTCTTTACGAACCCAACTACGAAACCAGCACCTATGGCCTGATGAGCTGCTATAACGTGAAGGCGATCAACGCAATCCTCAAGGCAAAGAGCCGCTATATTCTGTTTGGCACCCGTTACGAAGGCTTGAGCGATTCCGAACTCCGCAACAAGTACTTGATTATGGGTTACATGCGCGTCGACAAGATCAAGGACGTGCGTACCCGCCACATCCAGCGCTACATGGCTAATCCGGAACTCCAGGAACCGGAATGCATGCAGATGGAACACAACTGGGCTGTTTATGGCCCGATGCGTTTCGTTTCGATGAACGACGCCTTCGTGGTCACCGACGAAATCCTCAAGGAATGGGGCTATCGCGGTCACGCATCTCGCCAGCTTAAGGCCGTGTTCAAGA is a genomic window containing:
- the murI gene encoding glutamate racemase is translated as MIGVFDSGFGGLTILKNLQKALPQYDYLYLGDNARAPYGSRSFETIFRYTLQAVRELFSRGCPLVILACNTASAKALRSIQQDVLPYEFPDKRVLGIVRPTAEEIGKFSKSGHIGIFGTAGTVSSGSYLIEINHFFPDLKVTQHACPMWVPLVEYGERESEGAKFFVKKDVDALLKEDPEIDTLLLACTHYPLLEGAIRAALPEKVKLVFQGDIVSEKTVDYLKRHPEMECRLTKNGKTRFLTTDTAKFFEKGASLFGMTGFSAESITF